One genomic window of Vespula pensylvanica isolate Volc-1 chromosome 12, ASM1446617v1, whole genome shotgun sequence includes the following:
- the LOC122633231 gene encoding neurofibromin isoform X6, producing the protein MGTQKPVEWANSLIARFEEQLPCRTGPQTTHSRLNEERNKKCLIQISRYRFSLVISGLTKMLQRVNEMAPSIGNPRTDQDRQCYESIIIVLDTLEKCLVNQPRDTTKYDEAMNVKLLLREICQFIDIPNDIPQHAHLKNLASKVLFALSLNFFSAVFNRISARLQELSNCGDENPDYSDIELIQHINIDVYRLTKLLNETIQKFKQLKKSAHLVLMNSLEKAIWNWMDTYPHEFADIQRRPNEDLAKACEELFDILDVYVDNKKGRNAALWPLQIMLLVLSPKVLEEIVNADAGISISQKHEKKRQFITSIKQGLATHGSSSRHLVEAAAVTCVKLCKASTYTNNLDSNNVIFKLVQQVMNDLTLLLFNPCKQFSRGQNYIAQDVDLMIDCFVSCFRIKPNNNKVLTFEFPLTYQFVLVSSLYKIVTESRLPWWPQIDLVYSRSTELRNMFTDTLNKVTQSYSHTPLRMIQSLTLKGKEQSKCKDRGEEVFSYKNLLLCMVRLIHADPMLMLNNQGKAGHEMQSSTLELINGLVTLVHQTTMLDIANEAMEALLVLHHPDKIKAWNPEAPMETFWDISSQVLSSISEKLIQHQIFNYTGILKWLREILICRNGFLSQNKDYANVGSQIATCKQAHIKLEVVLFMYLWSIDMEAVLVSMSCFALLCEEAEIRCGSDEVTVTCLLPNYHLYIELAQASTILTTASGDSRINNHEHNHGRAALQKRIMALLRKIEHCVNGVQPAWEETYKNWEAMLRQLSNYPKTKTEDGQVESFHRSTGKSLMRRSSHQNSEHELDEQINEWANMTGFLCALGGVCLQKRCSNRLLSGLPPNPEPKKGSAKQLETIPCLSSVSQDVQYCLVTQFVFNLLRLLTYNNEKFGAQIQKHVQELVGHEMSPALYPILFDQIKSIVEKFFDQGRVIVLDVNTQFIDHTIFIMKNVLDSKTDQPSEYLGMTSIEGMTLAIVRYVRHLDMSVHSIHIKTRLCQLVEAMMKRRDDLAFRQEMKFRNKLVEYLTDWIMGATHQIAPPSGADVTIITRELDQACMEAVGALLRGLPLQPEESDRGDPMEAKSQLFLKYFTLFMNLLNGCNDGAADEKDVVSRQPQIIGKLSTLRNATIQAMSNLLSANIDSGLMHSISLGYNPDLQTRAAFMEVLTKILQQGTEFDTLAETVLADRFEQLVQLVTMISDKGELPIAMALANVVTTNQMDELARVFVTLFDAKHLLSPLLWNMFYREVEVSDCMQTLFRGNSLGSKIMAFCFKIYGASYLQSLLEPLIRPLLDDCTTGFEVDSARIDANEDIEQNGRNLIALTQKVFDAIVSSADRFPPQLRSMCHCLYQVLSKRFPQCPQNNIGAVGTVIFLRFINPAIVSPQEMGIVNKPVPIQVKRGLMLMSKILQNIANHVEFSKEQHMLPFNDFLRAHFEIGRRFFIQIASDCETVDQTSHPMSFVSDANVLALHRLLWNHQERIGDYLSSSRDHKAVGRRPFDKMATLLAYLGPPEHKPVDSHLLFSSYARWSSIDMSSTNFEEIMVKHNMHELDEFKSIKSLNIFYQAGTSKQGYPVFYYIARRYKIGETNSDLLIYHVILTLKPFCHSPFELVVDFTHTCSDNRFRTEFLQKWFYVLPAVAYENIHAAYIYNCNSWVREYTKFHDRILAPLKGNRKVVFIDGPGRLNDVIDMEHQKLPGATLSLDEDLKVFTSALKLSHKDTKVSIKVGPTAIQITSAEKCKVLSHSVLLNDVYYASEIEEVSLVDDNQFTLTISNEAGPLSFIHNDCDSIVQAIIHIRNRWELSQPDSMSVHPKIRPKDVPGTLLNMALLNLGSSDPNLRTAAYNQLCALTATFDLKIEGQLLETSGLCIPSNNTIFIKHLSETLAANDPHLTLEFLEECIQGFRVSTIELKHLCLEYMTPWLKNLVKFYKPNDEGGKRQKQVSQIIEKLITLTIKEVEMYPSIQAKIWSTIGRLPELIDTVLDNFIQRSVGNELGSPRVEIIADTAVALASGNVQLVAKKVIGRLCRVVDKTCTSPTPSLEQHKMWHSIAILARYLLMLSFNNCLDVGKNLPYLFHTVTFLVCSGSLSMRASTHGLVINSIHSLCTCSSPQFSEDTHRILRMSLDEFSLPKFYLLFGISKVKSAAVTAFRTTHRYSNEKRYGNERNVCGTQDRERLSLTNLEVITDALLEIMEACMRDILNCDWLKTWTSLAKSFAFCFNPALQPRALIVFGCISKSINDQDMKQLLRILVKALESFNDITLLEAIVMCLTRLQPLLRPESPIHRYLFWVATSVLQLDEASLYASGLALLEQNLHTLDSQGTFDDKTLERVMMSMREPLEGHFKQLDNAVGLSFKSNFHFALVGHLLKGYRHPTPTTVTRTARVLTMLLAIVAKPYRRDKFEVSPESVAYLAALVSVSEEVRSRCHIRHSLNKNNTESGSTDFLDALVSHVTDAPGNTSNPTNRRQKSWDLLDQSALTQAKQQKQYSAHQTGRILFKTQRSFSVPTAKETKPTDDSEPKNRSARVSVSNENNVLLDPEVLTDFPTQILVLTVLATLVKYSTDENETRILYEYLAEASVVFPKVFPVIHNLLDAKINTVLSSCHDQAILNAVQAIIQNMIACEDTSQQQLHYLQSYGFGGLWRFAGPYSNVNKLQLYGREYGAVC; encoded by the exons ATGGGCACGCAAAAGCCGGTAGAATGGGCCAATTCGCTAATTGCGCGTTTCGAGGAACAG CTGCCGTGCCGTACCGGTCCTCAAACCACTCACTCTCGcttaaacgaagaaagaaacaaaaaatgtttgataCAAATATCTcgatatcgtttctctcttgtaATATCTGGCCTCACAAAGATGTTACAACGCGTCAACGAAATGGCACCTTCTATCGGAAATCCACGTACCGATCAAGATCGTCAATGTTATGAATCTATTATCATCGTTTTGGATACGTTAGAAAAATGTCTCGTTAATCAACCGAGAGACACCACGAAATACGACGAGGCTATGAATGTAAAGTTATTGCTTAGAGAGATATGCCAGTTTATAG ACATACCAAATGATATCCCTCAACACGCGCATCTTAAAAACTTGGCTAGCAAAGTACTATTTGCCTTGAGCCTAAACTTTTTCAGCGCagtttttaatagaatatctGCCAGACTGCAAGAGTTATCTAATTGCGGTGATGAAAATCCGGATTATAGCGACATCGAATTAATTCAGCATATCAACATTGACGTGTATAGATTAACAAAACTTTTGAATG AAACTATACAAAAATTTAAACAACTCAAGAAATCTGCTCATCTGGTTCTTATGAATTCATTGGAAAAAGCAATTTGGAATTGGATGGATACTTATCCGCATGAATTTGCTGATATTCAAAGGAGACCTAACGAGGATTTGGCTAAAGCATGCGAAGAACTTTTTGATATTCTTGATGTATACGTCGAtaataagaaaggaagaaatgctGCTCTTTGGCCGCTGCAAATTATGTTGCTAGTATTATCGCCTAAAGTATTGGAAGAAATTGTCAATGCGGATGCTGGTATATCTATTTCAcagaaacatgaaaaaaagagacaatttATAACTAGCATTAAACAAGGTTTGGCAACTCATGGCAGTTCCAGTAGACATTTGGTAGAAGCTGCCGCTGTAACGTGCGTTAAGCTTTGTAAGGCATCCACGTATACAAATAATTTGGATTCCAATAAcgtcatttttaaattagtaCAACAAGTAATGAATGATCTAACGTTACTGTTGTTTAATCCCTGCAAGCAATTCTCTCGTGGACAAAATTACATTGCTCAAGATGTTGATTTAATGATAGATTGTTTTGTAAGCTGCTTCCGTATAAAaccaaataataataaagtactTACATTTGAATTTCCATTGACATACCAATTCGTCTTGGTCAGTTCGTTATACAA aATCGTGACAGAATCAAGACTCCCATGGTGGCCTCAAATAGATTTGGTATATTCACGAAGTACGGAACTTAGAAATATGTTTACCGATACGTTGAACAAGGTAACGCAGAGTTATTCGCACACGCCGTTGCGAATGATACAAAGCTTAACTCTCAAgggaaaagaacaaagtaaaTGCAAGGATAGAGGGGAAGAGGTTTTTAGTTACAAAAATTTGCTCTTATGTATGGTACGACTTATTCACGCAGATCCCATGTTGATGTTGAAT aatcaaGGTAAAGCTGGACATGAAATGCAAAGTTCAACGTTAGAATTGATCAATGGTCTTGTCACTTTGGTTCATCAAACAACGATGCTAGATATAGCTAATGAAGCAATGGAAGCATTGTTAGTATTACATCATCCTGACAAAATCAAAGCATGGAATCCGGAAGCTCCAATGGAGACTTTTTGGGACATTAGTTCTCAAGTACTTTCTTCAATTTCTGAAAAACTTATTCAACATCAAATTTTCAACTATACCGGTATATTGAAATGGCTTAGAGAGATTTTAATTTGTCGAAATGGGTTTCTCTCGCAAAATAAAGATTATGCTAACGTGGGTAGTCAAATTGCTACGTGTAAGCAAGCGCACATTAAACTTGAg GTTGTCctctttatgtatttatggAGCATTGATATGGAAGCTGTCTTGGTATCTATGTCATGTTTTGCATTATTGTGCGAAGAAGCTGAGATTCGCTGTGGTAGCGATGAAGTAACTGTGACGTGCCTACTTCccaattatcatttatatattgaattagCTCAAGCTTCTACTATATTAACCACTG CCAGCGGGGATAGTAGAATAAATAATCATGAACATAATCATG gaCGAGCTGCTTTACAGAAGAGGATTATGGCCTTGTTGAGAAAAATTGAACATTGTGTAAATGGTGTTCAACCT GCATGGGAAGAAACGTATAAAAACTGGGAGGCAATGTTACGACAATTATCTAATTATCCCAAAACAAAGACGGAAGATGGTCAAGTTGAATCGTTTCATCGTAGTACTGGAAAGAGCTTGATGAGAAGATCTTCTCATCAAAATTCGGAACATGAATTAGATGAACAAATTAACGAATGGGCAAATATGACAGGGTTTCTTTGTGCATTAGGTGGAGTGTGTTTACAAAAACGTTGTTCCAATAGATTGCTTTCTGGATTACCACCAAATCCTGAACCTAAAAAGGGCTCGGCAAAGCAGTTAGAAACGATACCTTGTTTATCGAGCGTCAGTCAGGATGTACAATATTGTCTAGTTACACAATTCGTATTCAATCTTCTGAgattattaacatataataatgaaaagtttGGAGCACAAATACAAAAGCATGTTCAGGAATTAGTCGGTCACGAAATGAGCCCTGCTTTATATCCGATACTATTTGaccaaataaaaagtatagtagaaaaattctttgatCAAGGGCGAGTCATTGTATTAGATGTTAATACACAATTTATTGACCATACGATCTTTATAATGAAGAATGTATTGGATTCTAAAACTGATCAACCATCGGAATATCTTGGAATGACTAGTATAGAAGGAATGACATTAGCGATTGTTAGATACGTTAGACATTTGGATATGTCGGTACATTCCATTCATATTAAGACCAGATTGTGTCAGCTCGTCGAAGCGATGATGAAAAGGCGCGACGATTTAGCATTTCGACAAGAgatgaaatttcgaaataaattagtGGAATACCTGACCGATTGGATAATGGGTGCTACGCATCAAATAGCTCCGCCCAGTGGTGCTGATGTTACGATTATTACAAG gGAATTGGATCAAGCGTGTATGGAAGCAGTAGGAGCATTGTTACGTGGACTTCCTCTTCAACCTGAAGAATCCGATCGTGGTGATCCCATGGAAGCAAAGTCACAATTATTTCTTAAGTATTTTACACTTTTCATGAATTTGTTAAATGGATGTAACGATGGGGCAGCCGATGAGAAAGATGTAGTGTCACGACAACCACAAATAATCGGCAAATTGTCTACGTTACGTAATGCTACAATACAAGCAATGAGCAATCTTCTCAGTGCAAATATTGATAGTGGCTTGATGCATtctataa GTTTAGGCTACAATCCGGATCTTCAAACACGAGCAGCTTTTATGGAAGTGTTGACAAAAATTCTACAACAAGGAACCGAATTTGATACACTTGCCGAAACAGTATTGGCTGATAGATTTGAGCAATTAGTTCAATTAGTTACAATGATCAGTGATAAAGGAGAATTACCTATCGCTATGGCATTAGCTAATGTAGTAACAACAAATCAGATGGACGAATTGGCACGCGTTTTCGTAACCTTATTTGATGCAAAACACTTGCTATCACCGTTGTTATGGAATATGTTTTATCGAGAAGTTGAAGTATCTGATTGTATGCAAACACTTTTTCGTGGCAACAGTCTTGGGAGTAAAATTATGGCATTTTGTTTCAAGATTTATGGCGCTAGTTATTTGCAAAGTTTATTAGAACCATTGATTAGGCCTTTGCTTGACGACTGTACAACAGGATTTGAAGTTGATAGCGCAAGAATAGACGCGAATGAAGATATAGAACAAAATGGACGTAATTTGATTGCACTGACTCAAAAAGTATTTGATGCCATAGTATCCTCTGCTGATAG atttccTCCACAATTGCGCTCGATGTGTCACTGTCTATATCAAGTACTCAGTAAAAGATTTCCTCAGTGTCCACAAAATAACATCGGTGCTGTTGGAACGGTGATATTCTTACGTTTCATTAATCCAGCTATAGTGTCGCCTCAAGAAATGGGAATAGTAAATAAACCAGTACCGATACAAGTCAAACGTGGTCTCATGCTGATGTCaaagatattacaaaatatagcAAATCACGTTGAATTCAGTAAAGAACAACATATGTTACCTTTCAATGATTTTCTTCGAGCACACTTTGAAATAGGCAGAAGATTTTTCATACAGATAGCATCGGATTGCGAAACGGTTGATCAAACCAGCCATCCTATGTCCTTTGTATCCGATGCAAATGTTTTAGCTTTGCATAGACTTTTGTGGAATCATCAAGAACGAATTGGTGACTATCTAAGTAGTAGTAGGGACCACAAAGCTGTAGGTAGAAGACCTTTTGACAAAATGGCTACATTATTGGCATATCTTGGTCCTCCAGAACATAAACCAGTCGATTCTCA tttattattttcatcttacGCTCGATGGTCAAGCATTGATATGTCGTCGACtaattttgaagaaatcaTGGTGAAACATAACATGCACGAATTGGATGAGTTTAAAAGTATCAAAAGCTTGAACATATTTTATCAAGCAGGAACAAGCAAACAAGGCTATccagtattttattatatcgcaAGACGTTATAA aatcGGAGAAACTAATAGCGATTTGTTAATATACCACGTCATCCTTACTTTAAAGCCATTTTGCCATTCGCCATTCGAATTGGTTGTTGATTTCACTCATACTTGTTCCGATAATCGATTTAGAACGGAATTCTTACAAAAGTGGTTTTACGTGTTGCCTGCAGTCGCCTATGAAAACATTCACGCTGCGTAcatttataattgtaatagttGGGTACgagaatatacaaaatttcatgATAGAATCCTGGCACCTTTGAAGGGAAATCGTAAAGTAGTTTTCATCGATGGGCCTGGTCGTTTAAATGACGTTATCGACATGGAGCATCAGAAATTACCCGGAGCAACTTTGTCTCTTGACGAAGACTTGAAGGTTTTTACCAGTGCTTTGAAATTATCCCATAAAGATACTAAAGTTTCCATAAAGGTTGGACCAACTGCTATACAAATTACCTCTGCCGAGAAATGTAAAGTATTATCACATTCCGTTCTCTTAAATGACGTTTATTACGCCtcagaaatagaagaagtttCATTGGTAGATGACAATCAGTTTACCCTTACTATATCCAATGAAGCTGGTCCATTATCCTTTATTCACAATGACTGTGATAGCATTGTGCAAGCTATAATTCACATAAGGAATAGGTGGGAATTATCACAGCCAGATTCTATGTCAGTTCATCCTAAGATTCGACCTAAAGACGTGCCTGGTACCTTATTAAATATGGCTCTATTAAATCTTGGCAGTTCTGATCCAAACTTACGAACGGCCGCGTACAATCAATTGTGCGCATTAACGGCAAcgtttgatttaaaaattgaaggTCAACTATTGGAAACCTCTGGTTTATGTATACCATCGaacaatacaatttttattaaacatctCAGCGAGACATTAGCCGCAAACGATCCACATTTAACTCTTGAATTTCTCGAGGAATGTATTCAAGGATTTCGAGTGTCTACCATCGAATTAAAACATTTGTGTTTGGAATACATGACGCCGTGGTTGAAGAATTTGGTCAAGTTTTATAAGCCAAACGACGAAGGTGGCAAACGTCAGAAGCAAGTATCgcaaataatagaaaaacttATTACGTTAACGATCAAAGAGGTCGAAATGTATCCAAGTATCCAAGCTAAAATCTGGAGCACCATTGGAAGATTACCCGAATTAATAGATACCGttcttgataattttattcaacgtAGCGTTGGAAACGAATTGGGCTCGCCGAGAGTTGAAATAATAGCGGATACAGCTGTGGCTCTTGCTTCTGGAAATGTTCAATTGGTAGCCAAGAAAGTAATTGGAAGATTATGCAGAGTGGTTGATAAAACTTGCACTTCGCCAACACCTTCTCTCGAGCAACACAAGATGTGGCACAGCATAGCTATTTTAGCGCGTTATTTATTGATgctatcatttaataattgtttagaCGTGGGAAAAAATTTACCATATCTCTTTCACACAGTTACTTTTTTAGTATGTTCTGGAAGTCTGAGTATGCGAGCCTCTACTCATGGTTTAGTTATCAATAGTATACATTCTCTATGTACCTGCAGCTCGCCACAATTTTCTGAAGATACACACAGAATATTAAGGATGAGCCTAGATGAATTTTCTTTACCtaaattttatcttctatttGGTATTAGCAAAGTAAAGTCTGCGGCTGTAACAGCATTTAGAACTACTCATCGTTACTCGAACGAGAAACGTTatggaaacgaacgaaacgtttGTGGAACACAGGACAGAGAAAGATTGTCTTTAACGAATTTGGAAGTAATTACTGATGCTCTTCTTGAAATAATGGAAGCTTGTATGAGAGATATTCTCAATTGTGATTGGCTCAAAACGTGGACATCTTTGGCTAAGAGTTTTGCATTTTGTTTTAATCCTGCTCTACAACCGCGTGCTTTAATCGTTTTTGGTTGTATAAGTAAAAGTATTAACGATCAGGATATGAAACAATTGTTAAGGATATTAGTGAAAGCTTTGGAAAGTTTCAATGACATTACACTTTTGGAAGCAATCGTGATGTGTCTTACGCGCTTACAACCACTTCTTAGGCCT gaatcGCCAATACACAGGTATTTATTTTGGGTGGCCACATCTGTCCTTCAATTGGATGAAGCATCTCTATATGCATCTGGTTTGGCTCTTCTCGAACAAAATTTACACACTCTTGATTCTCAGGGTACTTTTGATGACAAg aCTTTAGAGCGAGTAATGATGTCGATGCGTGAACCACTGGAAGGACATTTCAAACAATTGGACAATGCAGTAGGATTATCATTTAAATCTAACTTTCATTTTGCATTAGTTGGACATCTTTTGAAAGGATATAGACATCCCACTCCAACAACCGTAACAAGGACAGCTAGAGTATTAACTATGCTATTAGCTATTGTAGCTAAACCTTATAGAAGAGATAAGTTTGAAGTGTCACCAGAGAGTGTGGCTTATTTAGCTG ctttAGTATCTGTGTCAGAAGAAGTCAGAAGCCGATGTCATATCAGACATTCtcttaataagaataatacaGAATCTGGTAGTACAGATTTTCTTGATGCTTTGGTATCTCATGTTAcg GATGCACCTGGAAATACTAGCAATCCAACTAATCGAAGACAAAAGTCCTGGGATCTTCTAGACCAATCTGCGCTAACTCAAGCGAAGCAACAGAAACAATACTCCGCTCatcag ACTGGccgaattttatttaaaacgcaGCGATCCTTCTCTGTACCCACCGCAAAGGAAACCAAGCCAACCGATGATTCAGAGCCAAAg aatcgtAGTGCTAGAGTGAGCGTGAGTAATGAAAATAACGTGTTACTTGATCCTGAAGTATTAACGGATTTCCCTACGCAAATCCTGGTTCTCACTGTTTTGGCAACTTTGGTTAAATACTCAACGGATGAAAATGAAACGCGCATTCTCTATGAGTACTTAGCAGAGGCATCGGTGGTCTTTCCAAAAGTTTTTCCTGTGAT aCACAATCTACTCGATGCAAAAATTAACACTGTATTGTCTTCCTGTCATGATCAAGCCATTTTAAACGCTGTACAAGCAATCATACAAAACATGATTGCTTGCGAAGATACAAGTCAACAACAGCTTCACTATTTACAAAGTTATGGTTTTGGTGGCTTATGGAGATTTGCTGGGCCATATTCGaacgtaaataaat TGCAACTGTACGGCAGAGAGTACGGAGCTGTTTGTTAA